From the genome of Candidatus Aramenus sp. CH1, one region includes:
- a CDS encoding 2,3-bisphosphoglycerate-independent phosphoglycerate mutase, which translates to MRKHKILLIIADGLGDRQVKALGNRTPLEAADKPNIRSLLRSSLVGLMNPISPGVVPGSDTSHLAIFGLDPRKYYSGRGSFEALGSGVELSEGDVSFRGNFATVDSELRVVDRRAGRNIEEAEDLVKELNSKIGEIDGVKVRFYKGTEHRVSVVISGEGLSDKVSDTDPHEVGLKVKESKPLEESQEAIRTADVLNKLTQRIYEVLSSSEANKLRVQRNKPPANIVLLRGAAKYKELPKLRDYTGLNAASVSATPLIKGICKAIGMEVVTPKGATGGIDTNYDAKANAVIDFLKSDKYDLVFLHIKATDAASHDGKAEEKVRAIEKIDYVIGRILDNYSSELVIAFTGDHATPVELKEHAGDPVPFFLHVSENIIPDGVSDFNEREARKGSVRISGLDVMNILLNYSNRATKYGA; encoded by the coding sequence TTGAGAAAACACAAGATCTTACTGATAATCGCGGACGGGCTTGGAGACAGGCAGGTAAAGGCCCTGGGCAATCGTACGCCATTAGAGGCTGCAGACAAGCCGAACATAAGGTCTCTACTGAGATCTTCACTGGTAGGGTTGATGAACCCGATCTCTCCGGGTGTAGTTCCAGGAAGCGACACTTCCCACTTGGCAATTTTTGGCCTAGATCCGAGGAAGTATTACTCTGGAAGGGGCAGTTTCGAGGCTCTAGGGAGCGGAGTAGAATTAAGTGAAGGCGACGTCTCCTTTAGGGGCAATTTTGCTACAGTCGACTCAGAGCTCAGAGTGGTCGATAGAAGGGCGGGGAGAAATATCGAGGAGGCGGAGGACTTAGTTAAGGAGTTAAATTCTAAGATCGGTGAGATCGACGGAGTAAAGGTGAGGTTCTATAAGGGAACAGAACACCGGGTATCAGTTGTGATTTCTGGGGAAGGCTTAAGCGATAAGGTCAGCGATACAGATCCGCACGAGGTTGGGCTTAAGGTAAAGGAAAGTAAGCCTCTCGAGGAGTCTCAAGAGGCAATTAGGACTGCTGACGTGCTAAACAAGCTTACTCAAAGGATCTACGAGGTTCTCTCGTCGTCAGAGGCAAACAAGCTAAGGGTACAGAGGAACAAGCCCCCGGCAAACATAGTCCTACTGAGGGGAGCGGCCAAGTATAAGGAACTCCCAAAACTACGTGACTACACGGGGCTCAACGCAGCTTCTGTGTCCGCGACCCCGTTAATAAAGGGCATCTGTAAGGCCATTGGTATGGAAGTTGTTACTCCCAAGGGAGCTACTGGGGGGATTGATACCAATTACGACGCCAAGGCCAACGCAGTCATAGACTTCCTGAAATCCGATAAGTACGACCTAGTGTTCCTCCACATTAAGGCAACAGACGCTGCCTCCCATGACGGAAAAGCGGAAGAAAAAGTGAGGGCAATAGAGAAGATCGATTACGTAATAGGCAGGATCCTAGACAACTACTCTTCCGAGCTCGTAATAGCCTTTACCGGAGACCACGCGACTCCAGTTGAATTGAAGGAACATGCAGGAGACCCTGTGCCTTTCTTCCTGCATGTCTCAGAAAATATAATACCAGATGGTGTTTCCGACTTCAACGAGAGGGAGGCGAGAAAGGGAAGCGTAAGGATAAGTGGGCTGGATGTAATGAATATATTACTGAACTACTCTAATAGAGCCACGAAGTACGGGGCTTAG
- a CDS encoding CDC48 family AAA ATPase codes for MSTEIKLRVIEARQKDVGRKIARLSESAMKALGIETGDYIEVKGTSSSTLLQAMPGFDLNDGEIRIDGYVRSAIGVSIGDEVSVKKVKVDEGKKVVLAPTEPIRFNQSFVDYVKDYLMYKPLSKGDVISVPVYTGQLELVVVSTSPGNYVYVTSNTQIEIKEEPVKEVRTYPKVSWEDIGDLEDVKEKIREIVELPMKHPELFQRLGIEPPKGVLLYGPPGVGKTLLAKALASEIGASFYTINGPEIMSKFYGESEQRLREIFQEAENNAPAIIFIDEIDAIAPKREEVTGEVEKRVVAQLLTLMDGMKGRGKVVVIGATNRPEALDPALRRPGRFDREIEIRPPDTKARKEILQVHTRNMPLAEDVNLDAIAEMTNGYTGADLAALTKEAAMSALRKFLRTNAGKINLDAGQIPPETLKELKVSMNDFLEAMKVVQPTLLREVYVEVPSVHWSDIGGLDQVKQQLREAVEWPMKYPGMFERTGIRPPKGILLFGPPGTGKTMLAKAVATESGANFIAVKGPEVLSKWVGESEKAIREIFKRARQTAPTVVFFDEIDAIAPMRGFSHDSGVTERIVNQMLAEMDGITQLSKVVVIAATNRPDILDPALLRPGRFDRLIYVPPPDKEARKEILFIHMRSVPVEGTSQCIEAASKECSDEMCKDKEIKRCIAEALAEKTEGYTGADLEAVVREATMIMLRRVSYECDAKAKAECKNDAVCHDKQMKECMNNVNAKVTMKDFEDALKVVGPSLTKADIQRYERMANELKRSVVV; via the coding sequence ATGTCAACCGAAATTAAGCTCAGAGTTATTGAAGCCAGACAGAAGGACGTGGGAAGGAAAATTGCGAGACTGTCTGAGAGCGCTATGAAGGCTCTAGGTATAGAGACCGGTGACTATATAGAGGTTAAGGGAACCTCAAGCTCAACTCTTCTTCAAGCAATGCCTGGCTTTGACCTAAACGACGGGGAAATAAGGATCGATGGTTACGTTAGGAGTGCAATAGGAGTATCTATAGGCGACGAGGTCTCAGTGAAGAAGGTGAAGGTTGACGAGGGAAAGAAGGTGGTCCTAGCTCCAACAGAGCCAATTAGGTTCAATCAGAGCTTCGTAGACTACGTGAAGGACTACCTAATGTATAAGCCCTTGAGTAAGGGAGACGTAATCAGCGTCCCAGTCTACACTGGGCAGTTGGAACTGGTGGTCGTTTCCACCTCCCCTGGTAATTACGTTTACGTAACGTCTAATACCCAAATTGAAATCAAGGAGGAACCGGTAAAGGAAGTTAGAACGTATCCTAAGGTCAGCTGGGAAGACATAGGAGACCTTGAAGACGTCAAAGAAAAGATTAGGGAGATAGTAGAGTTGCCAATGAAACACCCAGAACTCTTTCAGAGACTCGGTATAGAACCGCCCAAGGGAGTGTTGCTTTACGGCCCACCAGGGGTAGGCAAGACTCTCCTAGCAAAGGCCCTAGCTAGCGAGATCGGGGCGTCGTTTTACACAATAAACGGCCCGGAGATCATGAGCAAGTTCTACGGTGAGAGCGAGCAGAGGTTGAGGGAGATATTCCAGGAAGCCGAGAACAACGCACCTGCTATAATATTCATTGATGAGATAGACGCCATAGCTCCGAAGAGAGAAGAGGTAACTGGGGAGGTAGAGAAGAGGGTAGTGGCCCAGCTCTTGACCTTGATGGACGGTATGAAGGGAAGAGGTAAGGTAGTTGTCATAGGTGCCACTAACAGGCCGGAAGCCCTTGATCCGGCTCTAAGGAGGCCAGGGAGGTTTGACAGGGAAATCGAGATCAGGCCTCCAGACACTAAGGCAAGAAAGGAGATCCTACAAGTCCACACGAGGAACATGCCACTGGCAGAAGACGTCAACTTGGATGCCATAGCCGAGATGACGAACGGTTATACCGGTGCAGACTTGGCGGCGTTAACTAAGGAGGCGGCAATGAGCGCCTTGAGGAAGTTCTTAAGGACAAACGCAGGGAAGATAAACTTAGACGCGGGGCAGATACCTCCAGAGACCTTAAAGGAACTTAAGGTATCCATGAACGATTTCCTAGAGGCCATGAAAGTGGTGCAGCCAACGCTATTAAGGGAAGTCTACGTGGAAGTTCCATCAGTTCATTGGAGCGATATTGGCGGGCTAGACCAAGTTAAGCAACAACTCAGGGAAGCGGTTGAGTGGCCAATGAAGTACCCCGGGATGTTTGAGAGGACAGGGATAAGGCCTCCCAAGGGCATACTCCTCTTCGGCCCTCCTGGCACCGGTAAGACTATGCTGGCTAAGGCTGTGGCAACTGAGAGCGGCGCCAACTTCATAGCGGTGAAGGGACCAGAGGTGCTCTCCAAGTGGGTTGGGGAGAGCGAGAAGGCAATAAGGGAGATATTCAAGAGGGCTAGGCAAACTGCTCCCACTGTGGTGTTCTTCGACGAAATAGACGCAATAGCTCCAATGAGAGGATTCTCCCACGATAGTGGGGTAACAGAGAGGATAGTAAACCAAATGTTGGCGGAAATGGACGGAATAACGCAATTAAGTAAGGTAGTTGTAATAGCAGCCACCAACAGGCCGGACATCCTAGACCCCGCGCTGTTGAGGCCCGGGAGGTTTGACAGGCTCATATACGTTCCTCCACCTGATAAGGAGGCCAGAAAGGAGATATTGTTCATACATATGAGAAGCGTACCAGTGGAAGGTACATCCCAGTGTATAGAGGCAGCATCAAAAGAGTGTTCTGACGAGATGTGTAAGGACAAGGAAATCAAGCGTTGTATTGCCGAGGCACTAGCAGAGAAAACCGAAGGCTACACTGGAGCAGACTTGGAGGCCGTAGTGAGGGAGGCCACAATGATAATGTTAAGGAGGGTGTCTTACGAGTGTGATGCGAAGGCAAAGGCTGAGTGTAAGAACGACGCAGTGTGTCACGACAAGCAAATGAAGGAGTGTATGAACAACGTTAACGCTAAGGTCACAATGAAGGACTTCGAGGACGCTCTAAAGGTGGTAGGGCCAAGCCTGACTAAGGCCGACATTCAGAGATACGAGAGGATGGCCAACGAACTGAAGAGGAGTGTTGTGGTTTGA